From a single Notolabrus celidotus isolate fNotCel1 chromosome 7, fNotCel1.pri, whole genome shotgun sequence genomic region:
- the lpar2b gene encoding lysophosphatidic acid receptor 2b has product MDTLTDDTEGCYYNRSVKFFYHKSGKNISEIWRTRDYVIVSLGMSVCFIVIFSNLLVIGAILKNRRFHFPIYYLLGNLALADLFSGVSYLHLMFHTGPWTIKLSKYQWFVRQGLIDTSLTASVLNLLAVAVERHQTIFNMQLHSKMSTRRVFVIMVFIWLVAIILGLIPTMGWHCLCDLDGCSTMAPMYSRSYLVFWALLNLLTFSIMVAVYTRIFLYVRRKSKQMSQHTSQMRHRETVLNLMKTVSMILGCFVLCWTPGLVVLLLDGLGCDRCEVLRFEKYCLVLAECNSFVNPIIYSFRDKDMRRTFKEILCCLFKRGGDKTGSSGVHFNTMEHEKYKSRAAEPTERSNGTLLESRGTLDT; this is encoded by the exons ATGGATACCCTGACTGACGACACCGAGGGATGCTACTACAACCGGAGTGTCAAGTTTTTCTACCACAAGAGCGGGAAGAACATCAGCGAAATCTGGAGGACACGTGACTATGTGATCGTCAGTCTTGGCATGTCGGTGTGCTTCATCGTCATCTTCTCCAACCTTCTGGTCATAGGCGCCATCTTGAAAAACAGACGCTTTCACTTTCCCATCTACTACCTGCTTGGGAACCTGGCTTTGGCAGACCTCTTCTCAG gTGTCTCCTACTTGCACTTGATGTTTCACACCGGTCCCTGGACCATCAAGCTGTCCAAGTACCAGTGGTTTGTGCGTCAGGGTCTGATCGACACCAGCCTGACCGCTTCGGTCTTAAACCTACTGGCTGTGGCCGTGGAGCGTCACCAAACCATCTTCAACATGCAGCTGCACAGTAAGATGAGCACGCGGCGGGTCTTTGTCATCATGGTCTTCATCTGGCTGGTGGCAATCATCCTGGGTCTGATCCCCACCATGGGCTGGCACTGCCTGTGCGACCTGGATGGCTGCTCCACCATGGCGCCCATGTACAGCCGCAGCTACCTGGTGTTCTGGGCCCTTCTCAACTTGCTGACTTTCTCTATCATGGTGGCCGTCTACACCCGCATCTTCCTCTACGTCAGGCGGAAGAGCAAGCAGATGTCACAGCACACCTCCCagatgagacacagagagacggTGCTCAACCTGATGAAGACCGTCTCAATGATCCTGG GCTGTTTTGTCCTCTGCTGGACGCCCGGTCTGGTGGTGCTGCTGCTCGACGGTCTGGGCTGCGATCGGTGTGAGGTGCTGCGCTTCGAGAAGTACTGCCTGGTGCTTGCCGAGTGCAACTCCTTCGTCAACCCCATCATCTACTCGTTCAGGGACAAAGACATGAGGAGGACCTTCAAAGAGATTCTTTGCTGCCTGTTCAAGCGTGGCGGTGACAAAACGGGAAGCTCTGGAGTTCACTTTAACACCATGGAGCACGAG aAGTATAAGTCTCGTGCTGCCGAGCCGACGGAGAGGAGCAACGGGACGCTTCTCGAGAGCAGAGGGACACTTGACACTTAA